GTCAAGCGCCGCTTGCAGGTAGGTCTCGATAGGGTGGCTTTCCCGCCAAGTGGCTTGCCATGCATCGAATTCACCAGACTCCACCCCATCACTGCTTTGGGTGCCAAAGGCTTTCTTCTTGTCGTGCTCAAAAGCCTCGTTAGCAAGCGCGACAGCCTGCTCCTGAACCATGGCCGCGAACATCAGTTTCTCTGTTGAGTAGCGCATTGGCTGCTATCCGTTTCATTTGCATGCTGTAACAAGCCAGCTCATCGTACATGACCACCAACCACAACCTGCAGGCCACCACATCACCTACGCATCTGGTCGTATCGGCTGTGAACAAGCCCATTGCCATTCGCCTGGGCCAGCAAGAGCTGGACGAGGTGCTGTGCTTGGCCCGCGCAGAGGACAGGCCTGCGGGCAACTTTGCCCGCATGGTCTACCTGCTGGGTCTGGCCGTGTACCGCGAGCAAGGCTTTTTGACGCTGCAGGCCGATGTGGCACAGCCCGCCCGCAGCCGCTGGCAGGCGGCCAGTGGTCTGGTCAATGAAAAGCCGATTGCCATGCGCCTGAACTCCACAGAGCAGGCCGATGTGGAAGAAATGGCCCGTAACGAATCGCGCCGCCCTGGCAACTTTGCGCGGGCCGTGTTTCGCATGGGCATGCCGATCTACCGCCAACGCATACAGCAGCGCGCTGTGGCCACGCCCGCAGTGGGTGCTGTCAGCTATGAGTGAGGTGCCCATGGTCGAAAACGATCCTTTCAATGCAGAGCCCGGTCTGCAGGCGCATCGTAGTTTTGCGCAGGCTGCCCTGGGCGTAGGCGTGCGTAAGGTCAGCATGGGCGTTGTGGAGCCTCAAGCTGTGGGACAAACCGGGCAAGGCTGTAACACCGCGAACGGGCAAGCTCAGGCACCCGCCAAAAAGCAGCCGCCGCTGGTCCTTGACCGCAAGCCCAAGAGCATTCCGCGCGACAGAACGCGCCTGCGCTGCCCGCATTGCAAGTCGCCTTGCAACTCGCGCACCAGCTTTGAAACCAGCGCGCTGACTCGCACATTCATCTATTGCTGCACCAACTACGAGTGCGGCCATACGTTCAAGGCAGTCATGGAGATTCACTACACGATCTCCCCCAGCGCCACCCCTGACCCTGCGGTGAACCTGCCCATATCCACCCATGTGCGCCGTGACTTGGTACGTACCCAGATGGATGTGGCGCGGTCTGCAGAGCATGTGCCCGAGCACACCGAGCCGGTAACGGGCGACCTGTTCGCAGGCATACCGCCCGACCCGCCGCGCACCTAGCGCCCTAACCCCTTCCGCTTTCCACACCGCTGACAGAGCCAGTTTGCTGGCCCTGCGGCCCTTTTCACGCCCAAAAAACCTGAAAGACCATCGCATGAGCCACTTTGCCATCACTCACTACGACAAGGACCATGTGCGCCGCCGCATGGTGATCGGTGCTCCCAATAACCTCATGGCCAGGGATTGCGCAGTGCGTATCTATGGCGCTGCATGGTTCATGAGCTGCGTGAGGGTCTGAATGAACGCCCCGATGCGCAATGCTCTGGTAATGCTGCCGCCCAAGCTGGCACCTGCGGATGTGTTGGTGGCAGAGCCACTGCCCGATACATCTGCGGAGCCGAGTGCGCTGCTGCCTGGGGCGGTTGAATTGCTGCGCATCACTGTGGAAGCCTGGGGCCCGCTGCGTGAGAGCGATGCAGTGCCCATGCCGCTGGAGACGCGCAAGCAGTGGGCAGCCCTGCGCAAGGAATACCGCAAGCAATCAGGCCGGGGCTATATCGATGCAGAGAACCAGGAGTGGTTCAGCCTGCCCGAAGAGCTGCGCATGGTCATCCTGCTGCTGGCCCAGGTGAGCGGCAACCTGCCTGACCTTGTTGGCAGGGACTGGCGCGAAACACCGCCGCCCGAGCGCGCAGCCATCAAGGCTGCGACACGCTCCCTCAAACGACATTCCGGCCGCCTCGTCGCGCTGGCCAGCCTCTGGTAGTTCGCCATGGCTGTCTCTCTCATCCCGCGCAAGCGCGTCACCACCAACTTTAGGGAGTGGCTGCGCCATCTGCCCAAGCAGGCGCACGTCAACCAGCACCTGCAGCGGATCATCGAGTCCGCGCCAAAGGAGTGGCAAGGGGCCATTCGTGCGCGCTTCGTCAAGACCGCACCCTGCCCGCCTGCCGGTGTGGCGCTGGACGCTGAGGCCTATGCACGTTGGGAGATGGGGCAGCCCACCGAAACGCAGCAGGCCTGGACAGCCCTGCAAGAGCTGGCGGACTACGAAGACCGCTATGGTGATGCGCTGCGCCTGAACCTGAGCGATGACGAAATCTGCACCTGGGCCAAAAAGCTGGCCGAGGATGTGGAAGAGTTCGACAACCGCCTGCAGGCGCACGCCCGCACTACGCTGAGCTTTCCCAAGTTGCAGCCGGCAGACCCGGAAGTCACTTTGCAGGCCCGCATCAATGCCGTGCGCCGCATTGTGGACATGCTGGGCGTGGAGGTCAGCAAGCCCATCAAGGGCGAATCAGACATTGCGCGCGCCAAGTGTGCACGCTGGTGGCGCCGCCGCCTTCGCCGCCATATCGCCCGCGTGGTGGAGGCTGGAGCCATCCATATGGGGCTGGTGCATCTGAACAGCGGCGGCTATGTGAGCCACAGCGGGCTGCACCGCCGCAAGGGCCAGTTGGCACGCAATGCCGATGCCTTGGGCCGCACGTATTACAAGAATGAAGCGGGCCAGCATTACAGCCTGGCTGAGCTGTCGGCGCTGTCGCCATCCAACCCGGCCATTCGTGGCGGCGAGTTGATGACGCGCATCCGCGGCGCCGAGGAATATGCCGACGCCCATGGCCATGTGGGCCTGTTCCTGACGCTGACACTGCCCAGCAAGTACCACGCCATGCGGCTGGTGGGCGGCGGTGAAAAGCGCTGGGCCGAGCGCAACCCCAAGTTCAACGGCGCCGACCCTCGCGAGGGCCAGCAATGGATGCTTGCGCTGTGGAAGCGTGTGCTGGCCAAGCTGGACCGTCTGCACATCAAGCGCTACGGCCTGCGTGTGGTGGAGCCCCACCACGACGGCACGCCCCACTGGCACATGCTGGTGTGGACAGAAGACAAGGCCCAGGCGCGCGCCCTGGTGGCCACCATTCGCAAATACTGGCTGAGCGAGGACGGCAACGAACGCGGCGCCAAGGAAAACCGCGTGGATGTGAAGCGCATGGAGCGCGGCGGCGCTGCGGGCTATGTGGCCAAGTACATCGCCAAGAACGTGGGCCACATCGCCCTGGCCGAGCATATGGATGTGGCGATGGGCCAGGAAATCCAGATGCGCCTGGGCCTTGACCAACC
This DNA window, taken from Comamonas testosteroni TK102, encodes the following:
- a CDS encoding ogr/Delta-like zinc finger family protein; translation: MVENDPFNAEPGLQAHRSFAQAALGVGVRKVSMGVVEPQAVGQTGQGCNTANGQAQAPAKKQPPLVLDRKPKSIPRDRTRLRCPHCKSPCNSRTSFETSALTRTFIYCCTNYECGHTFKAVMEIHYTISPSATPDPAVNLPISTHVRRDLVRTQMDVARSAEHVPEHTEPVTGDLFAGIPPDPPRT
- a CDS encoding replication endonuclease, coding for MAVSLIPRKRVTTNFREWLRHLPKQAHVNQHLQRIIESAPKEWQGAIRARFVKTAPCPPAGVALDAEAYARWEMGQPTETQQAWTALQELADYEDRYGDALRLNLSDDEICTWAKKLAEDVEEFDNRLQAHARTTLSFPKLQPADPEVTLQARINAVRRIVDMLGVEVSKPIKGESDIARAKCARWWRRRLRRHIARVVEAGAIHMGLVHLNSGGYVSHSGLHRRKGQLARNADALGRTYYKNEAGQHYSLAELSALSPSNPAIRGGELMTRIRGAEEYADAHGHVGLFLTLTLPSKYHAMRLVGGGEKRWAERNPKFNGADPREGQQWMLALWKRVLAKLDRLHIKRYGLRVVEPHHDGTPHWHMLVWTEDKAQARALVATIRKYWLSEDGNERGAKENRVDVKRMERGGAAGYVAKYIAKNVGHIALAEHMDVAMGQEIQMRLGLDQPDQPAPTDTHGMAAQRRVDAWAATWGIRQFQAFGMPSVTVWRELRRVSKDQPQQLDLFCPETQRSIQRAYQACHRHGDGENAIRADWRMFMECMGGHSCKRYDWLLRPARRAAKAGATNMYGDPLIAGTVRGVEIQRGRARGHWLVSRRIAWSHCTDKPQAADAAGVAADADGVINSPGQDAQPRPALPAAWTGFNNFTGRLQGAAAEQISISGNRESEVKTSHLDPDSPAFQRQALANRFQQAAHFFKNAH